One Rosa chinensis cultivar Old Blush chromosome 5, RchiOBHm-V2, whole genome shotgun sequence genomic region harbors:
- the LOC112202340 gene encoding uncharacterized protein At2g29880 isoform X3 encodes MDLQANSRSSTSRSGRNKEKQPSHTWTPIEDVALVEALTELCVSGTWKVDNGFKAGYLGQLEKIIEQKLPNCGLKANPHIESRVKTLKKQTLAISDMIANSSGFSWDHENKMVICEKQVYDDWVKVHKEAKGLRLKPFIHYDSLVEAFGRDRANGLGAEGPAEADEDLNNDNEFVDLEGDGLPENVVPTPATRTTSSSSNSTRTRKRARDTYAQCLGDMASTLRSFVDVTKTHLETMKEVLLNDHATSTKRGKLVEELMKIEGLNDYDVLEAAATIIGDDSKIELLFSLPDNLKSQWIYKLLNH; translated from the exons ATGGATTTGCAAGCAAACTCAAGATCCTCAACTAGTAGAAGTGGAAGAAATAAAGAGAAGCAACCATCACACACCTGGACCCCTATTGAAGATGTAGCTCTAGTTGAGGCTTTAACTGAACTTTGTGTTTCTGGGACCTGGAAGGTTGACAATGGATTCAAGGCAGGATATTTGGGACAACTAGAAAAAATTATAGAGCAAAAGCTACCAAATTGTGGATTAAAGGCGAACCCCCACATTGAGTCTCGTGTTAAGACACTAAAGAAACAAACACTAGCCATCTCTGACATGATTGCTAACTCAAGTGGCTTCTCATGGGACCATGAAAATAAAATGGTTATTTGTGAAAAACAAGTGTATGACGATTGGGTTAAG GTTCACAAGGAAGCCAAAGGACTAAGACTTAAACCATTCATTCATTATGATAGTTTGGTGGAAGCTTTTGGGAGAGATAGAGCCAATGGGTTAGGAGCTGAAGGACCTGCTGAAGCGGATGAAGATTTGAATAATGATAATGAATTTGTTGATCTCGAAGGAGATGGTTTGCCTGAAaatgttgttcctacacctgcTACTCGTACAACTTCTTCCTCTTCTAATTCAACTAGGACTAGAAAGCGAGCAAGGGACACTTATGCCCAATGCTTGGGAGACATGGCTAGCACACTTCGCTCCTTTGTGGATGTGACCAAGACACACTTGGAGACTATGAAAGAAGTACTTTTGAATGACCATGCAACATCTACAAAAAGAGGTAAACTTGTCGAAGAGCTTATGAAAATTGAAGGTTTGAATGATTATGATGTGCTTGAGGCTGCTGCTACTATTATTGGCGATGACTCCAAAATTGAGCTCTTGTTCAGCTTACCTGACAATTTAAAGAGCCAATGGATTTACAAGCTTCTTAACCACTAG
- the LOC112202340 gene encoding protein ALP1-like isoform X2 produces MVYASDVRCINSLRMDRHTFSILCSMLRTSGKLRDTRNVSVDEMVAMFLHILAHHEKNRIIQDRFLRSGETISRYFNVVLRAVLCLQGQLLKTPEPVPENSSDEKWKWFKNCLGALDGTYIRVHVPEADKPRYRSRKNEIATNVLGVCSQDMQFIYVLPGWEGSAADSRVLRDAISRRHGFRVPHGYYYLVDAGYPNGEGFLAPYRGQRYHLNDWRQGYQPTTPEEFFNMKHSSARNVIERCFGLLKMRWAILRSPSFFPVKTQCRIVIACCLLHNLIRREMAIDPLENQLNAIMDNEDDDDDDIINFIDSSEQWNDWRRELATQMFNEWRGNRNTR; encoded by the exons ATGGTGTATGCAAGCGATGTAAGATGCATAAACAGTCTCCGCATGGATAGGCATACATTTAGCATATTGTGCTCTATGTTACGCACATCTGGTAAATTAAGAGACACAAGAAATGTGTCTGTAGATGAAATGGTAGCTATGTTCCTGCATATTCTTGCGCACCATGAAAAGAACAGAATCATACAAGATAGATTTTTGCGTTCTGGGGAAACAATTAGCAGATATTTTAATGTGGTATTAAGAGCAGTCCTATGTCTACAAGGACAATTGTTAAAAACACCAGAACCTGTTCCAGAGAACTCATCTGATGAGAAGTGGAAATGGTTTAAG AATTGTCTCGGGGCACTAGATGGGACATATATTAGAGTACATGTGCCAGAAGCGGACAAGCCTAGGTACCGAAGTAGGAAGAATGAAATTGCTACAAACGTCTTGGGAGTATGCTCCCAAGATATGCAATTCATTTATGTATTACCGGGTTGGGAGGGTTCGGCTGCAGATTCACGAGTACTACGTGATGCCATTAGTAGGAGACATGGGTTCCGAGTCCCCCATG GATATTACTACCTTGTTGATGCTGGGTATCCAAATGGGGAGGGGTTTCTTGCTCCATATAGAGGCCAAAGATATCATTTAAATGATTGGAGACAAGGATACCAACCTACCACCCCTGAAGAATTTTTTAACATGAAGCATTCTTCTGCTAGGAATGTGATAGAGAGATGTTTTGGGTTACTTAAGATGCGTTGGGCAATTCTAAGGAGCCCTTCATTTTTTCCAGTGAAGACGCAGTGCCGAATTGTTATAGCATGTTGCTTGCTTCACAACCTTATAAGAAGGGAAATGGCAATTGATCCCTTAGAAAATCAACTGAATGCCATTATGGATaacgaagatgatgatgatgatgatataaTCAATTTTATCGACTCATCAGAACAATGGAATGATTGGAGAAGAGAGTTGGCAACACAAATGTTCAATGAATGGAGAGGAAATAGGAACACAAGATGA
- the LOC112202340 gene encoding protein ALP1-like isoform X1: MARRNLSKTKRILLMLDNVKDLLNFVFMICIMMYIIAEQHYRKYRLKSRSIYDAFSRIGNFQRMVYASDVRCINSLRMDRHTFSILCSMLRTSGKLRDTRNVSVDEMVAMFLHILAHHEKNRIIQDRFLRSGETISRYFNVVLRAVLCLQGQLLKTPEPVPENSSDEKWKWFKNCLGALDGTYIRVHVPEADKPRYRSRKNEIATNVLGVCSQDMQFIYVLPGWEGSAADSRVLRDAISRRHGFRVPHGYYYLVDAGYPNGEGFLAPYRGQRYHLNDWRQGYQPTTPEEFFNMKHSSARNVIERCFGLLKMRWAILRSPSFFPVKTQCRIVIACCLLHNLIRREMAIDPLENQLNAIMDNEDDDDDDIINFIDSSEQWNDWRRELATQMFNEWRGNRNTR; the protein is encoded by the exons ATGGCTCGTAGAAACTTGTCGAAGACAAAAAGGATTCTTCTAATGCTGGACAATGTTAAGGATTTACTTAATTTTGTCTTCATGATATGCATTATGATGTATATCATTGCAGAACAACATTATCGGAAGTATAGATTGAAATCACGATCTATTTATGATGCTTTTTCAAGAATTGGAAATTTTCAACGAATGGTGTATGCAAGCGATGTAAGATGCATAAACAGTCTCCGCATGGATAGGCATACATTTAGCATATTGTGCTCTATGTTACGCACATCTGGTAAATTAAGAGACACAAGAAATGTGTCTGTAGATGAAATGGTAGCTATGTTCCTGCATATTCTTGCGCACCATGAAAAGAACAGAATCATACAAGATAGATTTTTGCGTTCTGGGGAAACAATTAGCAGATATTTTAATGTGGTATTAAGAGCAGTCCTATGTCTACAAGGACAATTGTTAAAAACACCAGAACCTGTTCCAGAGAACTCATCTGATGAGAAGTGGAAATGGTTTAAG AATTGTCTCGGGGCACTAGATGGGACATATATTAGAGTACATGTGCCAGAAGCGGACAAGCCTAGGTACCGAAGTAGGAAGAATGAAATTGCTACAAACGTCTTGGGAGTATGCTCCCAAGATATGCAATTCATTTATGTATTACCGGGTTGGGAGGGTTCGGCTGCAGATTCACGAGTACTACGTGATGCCATTAGTAGGAGACATGGGTTCCGAGTCCCCCATG GATATTACTACCTTGTTGATGCTGGGTATCCAAATGGGGAGGGGTTTCTTGCTCCATATAGAGGCCAAAGATATCATTTAAATGATTGGAGACAAGGATACCAACCTACCACCCCTGAAGAATTTTTTAACATGAAGCATTCTTCTGCTAGGAATGTGATAGAGAGATGTTTTGGGTTACTTAAGATGCGTTGGGCAATTCTAAGGAGCCCTTCATTTTTTCCAGTGAAGACGCAGTGCCGAATTGTTATAGCATGTTGCTTGCTTCACAACCTTATAAGAAGGGAAATGGCAATTGATCCCTTAGAAAATCAACTGAATGCCATTATGGATaacgaagatgatgatgatgatgatataaTCAATTTTATCGACTCATCAGAACAATGGAATGATTGGAGAAGAGAGTTGGCAACACAAATGTTCAATGAATGGAGAGGAAATAGGAACACAAGATGA
- the LOC112166741 gene encoding LOB domain-containing protein 13 — MSRDSLYSTEIIRLNEIIGEKIIGRESDIHFTSAADQMVMMSRQNNSFGQLPGMTTLNTITPCAACKLLRRKCAEECPFFPYFSPHEPHKFSAVHKVFGASNVSKLLMEVSENQRADAANSLVYEANLRLRDPVYGCVGVISTLQQKIQSLQTELHAVRTEMLRCKYKEAPSQIVSSGDHIHPHHAAAALVSSGMVSIAAPPQSILTSPPAAPPSSVVFSSSSSTSTSTSSLYTPSTNTTGFSSLSSDNLPYFD; from the exons ATGTCCAGAGACAG TCTTTATAGCACGGAGATCATAAGATTGAATGAGATTATAGGAGAGAAGATCATCGGGAGAGAAAGTGACATTCATTTCACATCTGCAGCTGATCAAATGGTAATGATGAGTCGACAGAACAATTCATTTGGTCAACTTCCAGGGATGACGACTTTGAACACAATCACACCTTGTGCTGCATGTAAGCTCTTGAGAAGAAAATGTGCTGAAGAATGCCctttctttccctatttctCCCCACATGAACCCCACAAATTTTCAGCTGTCCACAAAGTCTTTGGTGCAAGCAATGTCTCCAAGTTGCTAATG GAGGTGTCAGAGAACCAAAGAGCTGATGCTGCAAATAGTCTGGTTTATGAAGCAAACCTGAGATTGAGAGACCCGGTTTACGGATGCGTGGGTGTAATTTCAACCTTGCAGCAAAAAATTCAATCTTTACAAACAGAACTTCATGCTGTTAGGACCGAAATGTTAAGGTGCAAGTATAAAGAAGCACCTAGTCAGATCGTTTCTTCTGGAGATCATATTCATCCTCATCATGCTGCTGCTGCTTTAGTTTCTTCTGGGATGGTGTCTATTGCTGCACCACCGCAATCAATTTTGACATCACCACCAGCTGCTCCTCCATCTTCCGTTGTcttttcttcgtcttcttcaacttcaacttcaacttcttctttATATACACCCTCGACAAACACAACGGGTTTTAGTTCCTTGTCAAGCGACAATCTCCCGTATTTTGATTAA
- the LOC112164140 gene encoding uncharacterized protein LOC112164140, with amino-acid sequence MKQHIAHIKGNVAPCKKSSDEDKAKCKNAIEEAKSKKKQKSRHEVEVRQEVIIKGDEDNEASQGTRRMPRTLGPMDRFATPIDPDSSLDGSRNMRQQNINDSLSKQRTHSVHQYLARWVYEAGIPFHAVDSDSFKRFVEGVGQFGPGYRPPSQYQLREPLLKEEVERTKSLLKKQEEEWALNGCSIMTDAWSDRKRRSIMNLCVNCAEGTTFLSSKEASDEAHTGTYIFEYVDKCIEDVGPQNVVQVVTDNASNNMAAGDLMKLKRPNIFWTSCATHTLNLMLQGIGNQPRFKGVIERAKSFTIYIYAHHKTLALMRKFTKKRDIVRPGVTRFAIAFLTLQSLMEKKNELRAMITSDEWNERKHAKSVQGKAAVNIALSASFWNGVSLCLKVFAPLVKVLRLVDGDRKPSMGFVYGELLRAKEEIKMAFKDQETHYRPILDIVDGKARGRLDSPLHLAGYLLNPYYTYANPSLENDNVVMDGFFTCVETFFPDDIQTQSLVTNVELHKYLKKVDGFGRGLAKAGCAQNDDNYNPDPYKEKE; translated from the exons ATGAAGCAGCATATTGCCCACATCAAGGGAAATGTGGCTCCTTGTAAAAAGTCTTCAGATGAGGATAAAGCCAAATGCAAGAATGCTATTGAAGAGGCAAAGTctaagaagaaacaaaagagtAGACATGAAGTAGAAGTGAGGCAAGAAGTCATTATTAAAGGAGATGAAGACAATGAAGCGAGTCAAGGGACAAGAAGAATGCCGCGTACTCTTGGGCCTATGGACCGTTTTGCAACCCCCATCGATCCGGATTCTTCATTGGATGGAAGTAGGAACATGAGGCAACAAAATATCAATGATTCACTTTCCAAGCAAAGAACACATAGTGTGCATCAATACTTGGCTAGATGGGTGTATGAAGCCGGGATTCCTTTTCATGCCGTTGATAGTGATAGCTTCAAGAGGTTTGTTGAAGGAGTTGGTCAATTTGGCCCGGGTTACCGACCTCCAAGCCAATATCAATTAAGGGAGCCACTATTGAAGGAAGAGGTAGAGAGAACTAAAAGTTTAttgaagaagcaagaagaagagtgGGCTTTGAATGGTTGCTCTATTATGACCGATGCTTGGAGCGATCGGAAAAGAAGAAGTATCATGAATTTGTGTGTCAATTGTGCGGAAGGCacaacttttctttcttctaaggAAGCATCGGATGAGGCACACACCGGGACGTatatttttgaatatgtggacaAATGCATTGAAGATGTTGGGCCACAAAATGTGGTTCAAGTGGTGACGGACAATGCTTCAAATAATATGGCGGCGGGAGATTTGATGAAGTTGAAGAGGCCAAACATATTTTGGACTTCATgtgcaactcacaccttgaatctTATGCTTCAAGGAATTGGCAACCAACCTAGATTCAAAGGGGTGATTGAGAGGGCAAAGAGCTTCACCATCTATATTTATGCACATCACAAGACTTTGGCATTGATGAGGAAGTTTACAAAGAAAAGAGATATAGTGAGGCCAGGAGTCACTAGATTTGCAATAGCTTTCCTCACTTTGCAAAGcttgatggagaagaagaatgagttgAGAGCTATGATTACTAGTGATGAATGGAATGAAAGGAAGCATGCAAAGAGTGTACAGGGGAAGGCGGCGGTGAATATTGCTTTGAGTGCTTCTTTTTGGAATGGGGTAAGTCTTTGCTTGAAGGTGTTTGCCCCTTTAGTCAAGGTGCTTCGCCTTGTTGATGGGGATAGAAAGCCATCAATGGGCTTTGTGTATGGAGAACTACTTAGAGCCAAGGAGGAGATTAAAATGGCattcaaagatcaagaaacCCACTATCGTCCAATCCTTGACATTGTTGATGGAAAAGCCCGTGGTCGACTTGATAGTCCATTGCATTTAGCGGGCTACCTCTTGAACCCTTACTACACATATGCCAATCCAAGTCTTGAGAATGATAATGTGGTCATGGATGGGTTCTTCACTTGTGTTGAGACATTCTTTCCTGATGACATTCAAACTCAAAGTTTGGTGACAAATGTAGAATTGCACAAGTATTTGAAGAAAGTGGATGGATTTGGAAGAGGTTTGGCTAAGGCGGGATGCGCACAAAATGATGACAATTATAATCCGG ATCCATACAAAGAAAAGGAATAG